The Mycolicibacterium aichiense region TGCACACCGTCCGCAGCACCACGATGGACCCGGCTCCCCCGCCGATGGAGTACATCGCCGGTTCAGGCGGCATCTTCCGCGACTGCGCGGTCCACGATTTCGACACCGTCCGCTGGATCACCGGCCAGGAAGCCGTCGAGGTGTACGCCACCGGCACCGCGCAAGGCGATCCGTTGTTCGCCGAATACGGCGACGTCGACACCGCGGCGGTCGTGGTCCGATTCGACGGAGGCGCACTCGGCGTCATCTCCAACGCACGCTACAACGGCCGGGGCTACGACTGCCGGCTGGAGGTGCACGGGTTCAACGACACCGTGGTCGCCGGCTGGGACCAGGGTGTGCCGGTGCGGAATGCCGATCCGCACAACGATTTTCCGACCGGTCAGCCGCACCACTTCTTCATGGACCGCTTCACCGAGGCGTTCCGCACCGAACTGAGCGGCTTCGTCGACGTCGTCAAGGGCGCCCCGGTGCGCGGTGCCACGGTGGCCGACGCCGTCGAGGTCGCCTGGATCGCCGAAGCCGCCACCGAGTCGCTGCGTCGCGGCGCACCGGTCCGCATCGAGGAGGTACGTCAGTGAAGATCGCCGGAGCCCCCATCTCCTGGGGTGTGTGCGAGGTGCCCGGCTGGGGTCATCAACTCGATCCCGAGCGGGTGCTGTCCGAGATGGGCCGCGCCGGACTGTCGGCCACCGAGCTCGGCCCGGAAGGTTTCCTGCCCACCGACCCAGCCGAGCTGACCGCATTGCTGGGCCGCCACGGCCTGAGCTGTGTCGGCAGCTTCGCACCGGCGGTATTGCACGACGCCGACCACGACCCGGTTGCCGATGTGGCCGGTGTGCTGGAATCCGTTGTGGCGTCTGGTGCTTCGATGCTGGTGCTGGCCGCCGCGACCGGCACCGACGGGTATGACTCCCGGCCCGATCTGGACGACGCGCAGTGGTCGACGCTGCTCGCCAACCTCGACCGGCTGGCGGCAGCGGCCGCTGAGCGCGGTGTCACCGCGGTGCTACACCCGCACGTCGGCACCATGGTCGAGAAGGGCGACGAGGTGGCCCGGGTACTGGCCGGGTCGTCGATCTCGCTGTGTCTGGACACCGGGCACCTGTTGATCGGTGGCACCGACCCGCTGAAGCTGGCTCGCACGGTACCGGGCCGCATCGCGCACACCCATCTCAAGGATGTCGACGCGGCACTGGCCGCTCGGGTGCAGTCCGGCGACCTGACCTACACCGACGCCGTGTCCCAGGGCATGTACACCCCGCTGGGCACCGGCGACGTCGATATCGCGGGCATCGTCGCAGCGTTGCGGGACAACGGGTTCGACGGCTGGTTCGTCCTGGAACAGGACACCATCCTCGACGGCGAGCCGCAGGGCCAAGGCCCCCTGCGGGACGTACTGGCCAGCGTTGCCTACCTCCAGCAAATCTCTGGCGGCGTGCCGGCGTGAGCCTGCGCATC contains the following coding sequences:
- a CDS encoding Gfo/Idh/MocA family oxidoreductase, producing MTTLGVIGLGRIGAFHTDTLSQLDGIDGLVVTDERPDVVAQVATKYGVRSVDSVDALLSSGIDGVVVAAATPAHAELTLAAVERGLPTFCEKPVASTAAESARVAEAIVRAGVPVQIGYQRRFDAAFAAAKAAVDRGALGTLHTVRSTTMDPAPPPMEYIAGSGGIFRDCAVHDFDTVRWITGQEAVEVYATGTAQGDPLFAEYGDVDTAAVVVRFDGGALGVISNARYNGRGYDCRLEVHGFNDTVVAGWDQGVPVRNADPHNDFPTGQPHHFFMDRFTEAFRTELSGFVDVVKGAPVRGATVADAVEVAWIAEAATESLRRGAPVRIEEVRQ
- a CDS encoding sugar phosphate isomerase/epimerase family protein; its protein translation is MKIAGAPISWGVCEVPGWGHQLDPERVLSEMGRAGLSATELGPEGFLPTDPAELTALLGRHGLSCVGSFAPAVLHDADHDPVADVAGVLESVVASGASMLVLAAATGTDGYDSRPDLDDAQWSTLLANLDRLAAAAAERGVTAVLHPHVGTMVEKGDEVARVLAGSSISLCLDTGHLLIGGTDPLKLARTVPGRIAHTHLKDVDAALAARVQSGDLTYTDAVSQGMYTPLGTGDVDIAGIVAALRDNGFDGWFVLEQDTILDGEPQGQGPLRDVLASVAYLQQISGGVPA